A section of the Prochlorococcus sp. MIT 1341 genome encodes:
- the pstS gene encoding phosphate ABC transporter substrate-binding protein PstS → MSFPKKVLIFSSLLALSAGITSCNSTRNNPNIRLSSAGATFPAKVYTRWFSDLAKSDGPKVNYQAIGSGSGRKAFIDQTVDFGASDDPMTSKDIAKVTRGLVQIPMVGGTIAFGYNYDCELKLTQTQAVRVAMGIIKDWSELGCPAGKLIWAHRSDGSGTTKAFTNSMRAFSREWTLGTGKSVNWPAGVGGKGNAGVAGIIRNTPGAIGYINQSYIKGIVKAAALQNLSGQFLKPSTKTGSAALNSIRLDQNLAGNNPNPKAKNAYPIATLTWVLAYRTGNGSKTEAIKESLKYLLSDAAQSKAPVLGFVSLQGEILKKSRAAINRIEN, encoded by the coding sequence ATGTCCTTCCCAAAGAAGGTCCTAATTTTTTCTTCCCTGCTTGCCCTTAGTGCTGGTATTACTTCTTGTAATTCAACAAGAAACAATCCCAACATTCGTCTTAGCAGTGCTGGAGCAACTTTCCCTGCAAAGGTCTATACGCGTTGGTTTTCTGATCTAGCCAAATCTGACGGGCCCAAGGTCAACTATCAGGCAATTGGATCAGGATCAGGTCGCAAAGCTTTTATTGACCAAACTGTTGACTTTGGGGCATCGGACGATCCAATGACGTCAAAAGACATTGCGAAAGTTACTCGAGGTTTAGTTCAAATCCCCATGGTCGGAGGAACTATTGCATTTGGATATAACTATGATTGTGAACTGAAATTGACCCAAACCCAAGCAGTAAGAGTTGCTATGGGAATTATCAAAGACTGGAGTGAATTGGGTTGCCCAGCAGGAAAACTTATTTGGGCCCATCGCTCAGATGGATCTGGGACAACTAAAGCCTTCACCAATTCCATGAGGGCTTTCTCGAGAGAATGGACTCTTGGCACTGGCAAATCTGTCAATTGGCCTGCTGGTGTTGGGGGGAAAGGCAATGCAGGAGTCGCAGGAATTATTCGTAATACCCCTGGTGCAATTGGGTATATTAATCAGTCCTATATCAAGGGAATTGTTAAAGCAGCAGCGTTGCAGAATCTTTCAGGACAATTTTTGAAGCCAAGCACAAAAACTGGGTCCGCTGCTTTAAATAGCATCAGGCTTGATCAAAACCTCGCTGGCAACAATCCCAATCCAAAAGCAAAAAATGCATACCCCATAGCCACTCTTACTTGGGTGTTGGCATATAGAACTGGTAATGGCTCAAAAACTGAGGCAATTAAGGAATCTTTAAAATATCTATTAAGTGATGCTGCGCAAAGTAAAGCCCCGGTCCTTGGGTTTGTCTCTCTACAGGGCGAAATCCTAAAGAAATCACGAGCTGCAATCAACAGGATTGAAAACTGA
- a CDS encoding AbrB family transcriptional regulator — protein sequence MPSSVVLLLYLLAGASLGGVMLLTGIPAGPLLGAILGAGLLSISGQLEIAAWPLGTKTVLGIGIGTVIGTGINRETLEELQLLWKPALVITFTLLITGILVGLLISRFLGVEKIVALLGAAPGGTIGMSLVGAEFGVGAAVAALHAVRLITVLFLIPAIVNFLAPVGGPDALK from the coding sequence ATGCCTTCTTCAGTAGTTTTGTTGTTATACCTCCTTGCAGGTGCATCACTGGGTGGGGTAATGCTTCTTACGGGTATCCCTGCTGGCCCGCTTTTAGGAGCAATATTAGGAGCCGGATTGTTAAGTATTAGTGGTCAGCTTGAGATTGCGGCCTGGCCTTTAGGAACCAAAACAGTACTTGGGATAGGGATAGGAACAGTTATTGGGACGGGAATTAATAGAGAAACACTCGAGGAGTTGCAATTGCTTTGGAAACCAGCCTTAGTGATTACCTTTACCCTTCTGATAACTGGAATTCTAGTTGGTCTATTAATTAGTAGGTTCCTTGGGGTCGAGAAAATCGTAGCTCTCTTAGGAGCTGCCCCTGGAGGGACTATAGGGATGAGCCTGGTTGGGGCAGAGTTTGGTGTGGGTGCAGCTGTTGCGGCTCTGCATGCAGTGAGATTAATAACGGTTTTGTTTTTGATACCTGCAATAGTCAATTTCCTGGCACCAGTGGGAGGTCCTGATGCTCTTAAATAA
- a CDS encoding MBL fold metallo-hydrolase: MARLNDRLRQNSPGPFFVDSSCIDCGSCWHIDPEHFSQSESNSFVHTQPKNQKEINKALLAMVDCPVAAIGAPKELTKSIPADVFPILVTKHPAGEIHYCGWSSKRSFGASSWLIVKSDGNVLIDSPRWSAPLARQIKKMGGISQIVLTHRDDVADHAYWAKAFNCERWIHQNDADAAPEAEKKVIGLADLPLGKNLSLIPTPGHTKGSMVALLGDQKQILFSGDHLWWNPKKGALIASKEYCWWDWNEQLKSVERLIGLDVSWILPGHGYAHQFNSQEWKKAILKTLSYAGSRSTNAKV; encoded by the coding sequence ATGGCTCGACTAAACGATCGCCTCAGGCAGAATTCACCAGGTCCATTTTTCGTGGACTCAAGTTGCATTGATTGTGGCAGTTGTTGGCATATAGACCCAGAACACTTTTCACAATCAGAGAGTAATTCTTTCGTCCACACGCAACCAAAAAATCAAAAAGAAATTAACAAGGCTCTTTTAGCCATGGTCGATTGTCCTGTAGCAGCAATCGGCGCCCCAAAAGAATTAACTAAAAGCATTCCGGCTGATGTTTTCCCAATATTGGTCACAAAACATCCTGCTGGTGAAATCCATTATTGCGGTTGGAGTTCCAAGCGTAGTTTTGGTGCCAGTAGTTGGCTGATTGTCAAATCAGATGGAAATGTACTTATCGATTCCCCTCGCTGGAGTGCTCCACTTGCTAGACAAATCAAAAAGATGGGTGGGATTAGCCAGATCGTGCTCACTCATCGTGATGATGTAGCAGACCATGCCTATTGGGCTAAAGCTTTCAACTGCGAAAGATGGATTCATCAAAATGATGCAGATGCAGCACCTGAAGCAGAAAAAAAAGTAATAGGCTTAGCTGATCTTCCTCTAGGTAAGAACCTTAGTTTAATTCCCACACCCGGGCATACCAAGGGATCAATGGTTGCTTTACTTGGAGATCAAAAACAAATTCTTTTTAGTGGAGATCACCTTTGGTGGAATCCTAAAAAAGGTGCTTTAATAGCTTCAAAAGAATATTGCTGGTGGGATTGGAACGAGCAATTGAAATCAGTAGAACGGCTTATCGGTCTCGACGTCAGCTGGATATTGCCTGGTCATGGATATGCCCATCAATTTAACTCTCAAGAATGGAAGAAAGCCATCCTAAAAACACTCTCCTATGCAGGATCAAGAAGCACAAACGCAAAGGTATAG
- the urtD gene encoding urea ABC transporter ATP-binding protein UrtD, translating to MNKQLLELRKVSVNFEGFLALNDLNLTLDPGELRAVIGPNGAGKTTFLDVITGKIQPSSGDVIFKGKSLLGIREHRIARLGIGRKFQSPRIFQKLTVHENLAIAVSKPKQPWELLINKLTQRERGQIHKLINIVNLQSRTNVAAGLLSHGQKQWLEIAMLVGQDPDLLLVDEPVAGLTDEESELTADLLKSLSGDHTVLVIDHDMDFIRRLESRVTVLHQGHVLCEGPMEEIQKNSKVIEVYLGQQEEEVE from the coding sequence ATGAATAAGCAACTACTTGAACTGCGTAAGGTTTCAGTAAATTTTGAAGGCTTCCTTGCTCTTAATGATCTCAACCTTACTCTTGACCCAGGAGAACTTAGAGCCGTAATAGGACCAAATGGAGCAGGAAAAACAACTTTTCTCGATGTAATTACTGGAAAAATTCAACCATCTTCTGGAGACGTTATTTTTAAAGGGAAGTCACTTCTTGGGATACGAGAACACAGAATTGCAAGACTTGGCATTGGAAGGAAGTTTCAAAGCCCACGTATTTTTCAAAAATTGACTGTTCATGAAAATCTTGCAATTGCAGTCAGTAAACCTAAGCAACCTTGGGAACTTCTAATTAATAAGCTAACCCAACGTGAAAGAGGTCAAATACATAAACTAATCAACATTGTGAATCTACAATCACGGACAAATGTTGCTGCAGGTTTACTCTCTCATGGTCAGAAGCAATGGCTCGAAATTGCTATGCTAGTTGGCCAAGACCCGGATCTATTACTTGTCGACGAACCAGTAGCGGGTCTTACTGACGAAGAATCTGAGTTGACTGCAGATCTTCTAAAATCTTTATCTGGCGATCACACAGTTTTAGTAATCGATCACGATATGGATTTCATCCGACGACTCGAAAGTCGAGTAACTGTCCTACACCAGGGGCACGTTTTATGCGAAGGCCCTATGGAAGAGATTCAAAAGAATTCAAAAGTAATAGAAGTTTATTTAGGTCAGCAAGAAGAGGAAGTTGAATGA
- a CDS encoding sulfotransferase family 2 domain-containing protein has translation MRNPWDRFVSLYNDMAYGRNGNQKLMNYSFLEKKYKTLFFQTKTFSDFVHRFGDSEWRNEAHFKPQIHFTSIDGKNKLDFIGRFENLYSDWLNLTEEIGLTFLGELGHGMKSKVKVENYRKYYDNASRDIIGNIYKDDIDNFNYEF, from the coding sequence GTGAGAAATCCATGGGATCGATTTGTCTCACTTTATAACGATATGGCATACGGCAGAAATGGTAACCAGAAACTCATGAACTATTCTTTTCTTGAGAAAAAATATAAAACATTATTTTTTCAAACAAAAACCTTTTCAGACTTTGTACATAGATTTGGAGATTCTGAGTGGAGGAATGAAGCTCATTTCAAGCCCCAAATTCATTTCACATCCATAGATGGCAAAAATAAACTAGATTTTATAGGTAGATTCGAAAATTTATATTCAGACTGGCTAAACCTAACAGAAGAAATTGGCTTGACTTTCTTAGGCGAATTGGGACATGGAATGAAGTCAAAGGTTAAAGTAGAGAATTACAGAAAGTATTATGACAACGCATCCAGGGACATAATCGGGAATATATATAAAGATGATATAGATAATTTTAATTATGAATTCTAA
- a CDS encoding metal ABC transporter substrate-binding protein — translation MLPINQPKKESFFVSSRKLKKALLATAIFLSGCNSEVQVDSKRIVAVEPIVCDLVNAIAPPSIPVNCLIQEHQDPHNFKITPQAAQTLNESTLIITLGREMTPSIAKWIKKPSTILVGVSAIKRGGVSEHHEGNHDDHLHYGLDPHIWHDPLNIRQMSNLIADSINRYFLSSDNRKSQILEERRKIVNSVLLGLDQWNRKQIATIPIKNRFLASKHKAMEYYAYKYGFNTLGLLNYLGHSGSLRPETISSVMRKLKENNVQALFAEQNPPSKLIKSISRKSSIPIASKPIYVDGIKPGGSIITTAISNTCIIVNSLSGACNNQTGQSLKVRWESLVR, via the coding sequence ATGCTTCCAATCAATCAACCTAAAAAAGAGAGTTTCTTTGTCTCTAGTAGAAAGTTAAAAAAGGCCCTTTTGGCAACGGCTATTTTTTTAAGTGGCTGCAACTCAGAAGTTCAAGTTGACTCAAAAAGAATTGTTGCGGTTGAACCCATAGTCTGTGACTTGGTGAATGCAATTGCCCCGCCTTCAATACCTGTTAATTGTTTGATCCAGGAACATCAAGATCCTCACAACTTTAAGATCACTCCTCAAGCAGCCCAAACTCTTAATGAGTCGACGCTAATAATTACTCTCGGCAGAGAAATGACCCCTAGTATTGCTAAATGGATCAAAAAACCTTCAACTATATTAGTTGGTGTAAGTGCAATTAAGAGGGGTGGTGTATCAGAACATCATGAAGGAAATCATGATGATCATTTACACTATGGATTAGACCCTCATATTTGGCATGATCCTTTAAATATAAGACAAATGAGTAATCTTATTGCAGATTCCATTAATAGATATTTTCTTTCATCTGATAATAGAAAATCTCAAATTTTAGAAGAAAGGCGAAAGATTGTAAATAGTGTCCTATTGGGTTTAGATCAATGGAATAGAAAACAAATTGCCACAATTCCTATTAAAAACCGGTTCCTAGCATCTAAGCATAAAGCTATGGAGTATTACGCATATAAATATGGATTTAACACTCTTGGCTTGTTAAATTACCTAGGACATTCGGGGAGCCTTCGCCCAGAAACTATTTCATCAGTTATGCGGAAGCTAAAAGAAAACAATGTACAAGCTTTATTTGCTGAACAAAACCCACCATCAAAGTTAATCAAAAGTATAAGTCGTAAAAGCTCTATTCCAATAGCATCAAAACCGATTTATGTTGATGGAATAAAGCCTGGAGGTTCTATCATAACTACAGCTATTTCCAATACATGTATAATCGTAAATTCGTTATCTGGAGCATGTAATAATCAAACAGGTCAATCACTTAAGGTTAGATGGGAATCCTTAGTCCGCTAA
- the urtC gene encoding urea ABC transporter permease subunit UrtC, giving the protein MEITLKKRRLVTLVIWIAIIAAIIAAPSVLPVFRLNLLGRYLSLAIVALGVDLIWGFTGLLSLGQGIFFALGGYCAAMFLQLNSSFNLPNKIPEFFSLYGVKNLPLFWEPFKSAAFTSIAIWLIPSLVAGILGFLVFRNRIKGVYFSILTQAALLVFFNFFNGQQKLINGTNGLKTDVTELFGQMVGSDSMQRLFFWVTALLVILAWFFTRWIVSDRFGNVLVGIRDDEPRIRFAGYNTTLFKTIVFSIAGGLAGISGALYTVQSGIVSPQFMTVPFSIEMVIWVAVGGRGTLLGAILGAVLINYAKSLVSEALPASWMFIQGGMFIFVVTALPEGLLGWFQGNGPRNVLTRLGISRPITTYPSLLGKGKDEVTYE; this is encoded by the coding sequence ATGGAAATCACTCTTAAGAAGAGACGTTTAGTTACCTTGGTTATCTGGATCGCAATTATTGCAGCAATAATTGCAGCCCCTTCTGTATTACCGGTGTTCCGGCTCAACCTTCTTGGCCGTTATCTTTCCCTGGCAATTGTTGCACTGGGAGTCGACCTGATTTGGGGGTTTACTGGACTCCTTAGTCTCGGACAAGGAATCTTCTTTGCATTGGGAGGCTATTGTGCTGCAATGTTTTTGCAACTAAATAGTTCATTTAATCTCCCTAACAAAATTCCAGAATTCTTTAGTTTATATGGGGTTAAAAACTTACCTCTCTTTTGGGAACCTTTCAAATCAGCAGCTTTTACATCCATAGCGATTTGGTTAATTCCTTCTTTAGTCGCTGGAATCCTTGGCTTTTTAGTTTTTCGTAATCGCATTAAAGGTGTTTATTTTTCAATCCTCACTCAAGCAGCTTTATTAGTTTTCTTTAATTTCTTCAATGGCCAACAAAAACTGATCAACGGCACTAATGGTCTAAAGACTGATGTCACAGAACTCTTTGGGCAGATGGTTGGATCTGATTCTATGCAACGTTTGTTTTTCTGGGTTACAGCTTTATTAGTAATATTGGCTTGGTTCTTCACTCGCTGGATTGTTTCAGATCGTTTTGGCAATGTTTTAGTAGGCATTAGAGATGATGAACCGCGAATTCGATTTGCCGGTTATAACACTACTCTTTTTAAAACAATTGTCTTTTCAATTGCTGGTGGATTAGCAGGCATTTCAGGAGCTCTTTACACTGTTCAATCTGGAATAGTTTCCCCTCAATTCATGACGGTTCCATTTTCAATTGAAATGGTTATCTGGGTTGCTGTCGGAGGCCGAGGAACACTACTTGGAGCTATTCTCGGAGCGGTGCTTATTAATTACGCAAAGAGTCTTGTAAGTGAAGCCTTGCCTGCAAGCTGGATGTTTATACAGGGTGGAATGTTTATTTTTGTGGTTACTGCCTTGCCTGAAGGATTATTAGGATGGTTTCAAGGGAATGGCCCTAGAAATGTTCTTACTCGATTAGGAATTTCTCGCCCAATCACCACTTATCCAAGTCTTCTAGGGAAAGGAAAAGACGAGGTGACCTATGAATAA
- a CDS encoding transcriptional repressor, whose translation MIKKSSRVTTRQNQILEELEKCQDEMSGQQLHRKLQDGSTNMGLATVYRNLHELQQKGMVRSRHLPSGEVLYSPLDRDQHHLTCVDCGQTQVLSYCPVKDLQLPKNQTKKFQLLFHTLEFYGLCERCSKQHEINT comes from the coding sequence ATGATCAAAAAAAGCTCAAGAGTTACTACTCGACAAAACCAAATCTTAGAGGAGCTTGAAAAATGCCAAGACGAAATGAGCGGGCAACAATTACACCGTAAATTGCAAGATGGCTCAACAAACATGGGATTGGCTACGGTTTATCGCAATCTGCATGAACTTCAGCAAAAAGGGATGGTGCGATCCCGTCACCTACCATCAGGAGAAGTTCTATATTCACCTTTGGATAGAGACCAACACCATTTGACATGTGTTGATTGTGGTCAAACACAGGTTTTGAGTTATTGCCCAGTTAAAGACCTTCAATTGCCAAAGAATCAAACAAAAAAATTTCAATTATTGTTTCATACACTTGAATTCTATGGTCTATGTGAAAGATGTTCGAAGCAACATGAAATCAATACCTAA
- a CDS encoding DUF393 domain-containing protein encodes MAITKLTFLFDGGCPFCRREVSFLRSRDNMKSIAFVDINSPCYNPDFYSGISYREGMGRIHAITSSGEVLKGVQVFREAYRLVGLGWVYSPATWPLLGALLDGIYNFWARWRLPFSLRPSLDELCKRREKIDL; translated from the coding sequence GTGGCTATAACAAAGCTCACTTTCCTATTTGATGGTGGTTGTCCTTTTTGTCGAAGAGAGGTCTCATTTCTTAGATCTAGAGACAACATGAAGAGTATTGCATTCGTAGATATTAATTCTCCTTGCTATAACCCTGATTTTTATAGCGGGATTAGTTATCGAGAGGGGATGGGAAGAATTCATGCAATCACTTCTTCTGGAGAAGTTTTAAAGGGTGTGCAAGTGTTTCGTGAAGCATATCGATTGGTTGGGCTGGGTTGGGTCTACTCTCCAGCTACGTGGCCATTGTTAGGAGCTTTGCTTGATGGAATTTATAACTTTTGGGCACGTTGGAGGCTTCCTTTTTCCCTACGCCCCTCATTGGATGAACTTTGCAAGCGACGTGAGAAGATTGATCTTTAA
- the urtE gene encoding urea ABC transporter ATP-binding subunit UrtE, with the protein MTLLEIHGLNTYYGESHILRGVDMTISSGEMVCLIGRNGVGKTTLLKSLIGLLTPRNGEIIFNGEHLKRKAPHKRAQSGVGYVPQGREIIPQLTVEENLHLGMEALARGGLNRNAKIDDFVYELFPILKEFLTRKGGDLSGGQQQQLAIARALLGKPKLLLLDEPTEGIQPSVVQDIELAIKKIIRETGIGVLLVEQHLHFVRQSDRYYAMQRGGIVASGKTNDLSKAIVDQFLSV; encoded by the coding sequence ATGACACTTCTAGAAATTCATGGGCTAAACACTTATTACGGGGAAAGTCATATTCTTAGGGGGGTTGATATGACAATCAGCTCTGGAGAAATGGTTTGCTTAATAGGCCGCAATGGCGTTGGTAAAACTACTCTTCTTAAATCTCTAATAGGGTTATTAACCCCAAGGAATGGAGAAATAATATTCAATGGAGAACACCTTAAAAGAAAGGCTCCTCATAAAAGAGCACAGTCAGGGGTGGGGTATGTTCCTCAAGGACGCGAAATTATTCCGCAACTCACTGTTGAAGAAAACCTTCACCTTGGGATGGAGGCTTTGGCAAGAGGTGGTCTTAATAGGAATGCAAAAATTGATGATTTCGTTTATGAGTTATTTCCTATTTTAAAAGAATTTTTAACCCGTAAGGGGGGGGATCTAAGTGGAGGTCAACAACAACAACTTGCTATTGCAAGAGCATTGTTGGGCAAGCCAAAACTCCTTTTATTAGATGAGCCAACTGAAGGTATCCAGCCAAGTGTTGTTCAAGATATTGAGTTGGCAATAAAAAAAATCATAAGAGAAACGGGTATAGGCGTTTTACTTGTAGAGCAACATCTACACTTTGTTCGGCAATCAGATCGTTATTACGCAATGCAGAGAGGAGGCATAGTTGCTAGTGGGAAAACAAATGACTTAAGTAAAGCAATAGTTGATCAATTCTTGAGCGTATAA
- a CDS encoding adenine phosphoribosyltransferase → MLSDELKKEIKTYPNFPKEGIFFKDMLPIFAKPKLYSRLIEQMASDPIFNQCDAIIAIDARGFLLGSSIAIKAVKPLILARKPGKLPGDLISQSYNLEYGSNCLSIQKDSLDAFKKFAIVDDLLATGGTVSCVSKILETNGRKISGLSVVIELSELNAKANFDFPVRAQIQL, encoded by the coding sequence ATGTTATCTGATGAACTCAAAAAAGAAATCAAAACTTACCCTAATTTCCCCAAAGAAGGGATATTTTTTAAAGACATGCTTCCCATCTTCGCCAAGCCAAAGTTATATTCTAGGCTGATCGAGCAGATGGCATCCGACCCTATTTTCAATCAATGTGATGCGATAATTGCAATAGATGCTAGAGGTTTTTTGCTAGGGTCTAGCATTGCAATTAAAGCAGTTAAACCATTAATTTTGGCCAGGAAACCTGGGAAACTGCCTGGTGATCTTATTAGTCAATCCTATAACCTTGAATACGGAAGTAATTGTCTATCAATTCAAAAAGACTCTTTAGATGCTTTTAAAAAATTTGCAATTGTTGATGACCTATTGGCAACGGGTGGTACAGTAAGCTGCGTTTCTAAAATATTAGAAACTAATGGCAGAAAAATCTCTGGGCTCTCGGTAGTAATTGAACTAAGTGAGCTGAATGCTAAGGCAAATTTCGATTTTCCTGTTCGAGCACAAATTCAATTATAA
- a CDS encoding cupin domain-containing protein, translating to MRLYRVEVQAGAEIPLHSHPTPLTGHIEKGQLKLTKDSGQSETFLEGDSFVLGAKTPPHTMGNTGNKSAVMGVSVASAEGIPTLTPVQ from the coding sequence ATGCGTCTTTATAGAGTTGAAGTTCAAGCAGGCGCCGAAATCCCTCTTCACTCCCATCCAACCCCTTTAACTGGTCACATTGAAAAAGGACAATTAAAACTTACAAAAGACAGTGGGCAGAGCGAAACTTTTCTAGAAGGTGACTCTTTTGTTTTAGGTGCTAAAACTCCTCCTCACACAATGGGGAACACCGGAAACAAATCAGCAGTGATGGGGGTAAGCGTTGCTTCAGCTGAAGGCATTCCTACCTTGACACCAGTCCAGTAA
- a CDS encoding SOS response-associated peptidase has product MCGRYELKTQFEKLPLILKENLPKSFEKNYSQQELIRPNDPVLVLRDEGKVSSCFMLWGFISEWAKDPFDPSKPKPFNARVETVKEKKLFRGSWRYKRCLLPASGFFEKGHRISRKDYQPFWLAGIWNRWMSPEGSELETCCILTTNPNTLMKQLHNRMPVIIPNGLEKDWIAPNKNVAELRRLESLINGWSPEEWIATPIQDKPTFQLSLF; this is encoded by the coding sequence ATGTGTGGACGATATGAGCTCAAGACCCAATTCGAGAAACTACCATTAATTTTAAAGGAAAATCTTCCAAAAAGTTTTGAAAAAAACTACTCACAACAGGAATTAATCAGACCAAATGATCCTGTACTTGTACTAAGGGATGAGGGCAAAGTATCATCTTGTTTCATGCTTTGGGGTTTTATTTCAGAATGGGCAAAAGACCCTTTCGACCCATCTAAGCCAAAACCTTTCAATGCAAGGGTAGAAACTGTTAAAGAGAAGAAATTATTCAGAGGGAGTTGGAGGTATAAAAGATGTCTGTTGCCTGCTAGTGGTTTTTTTGAGAAAGGTCATCGCATAAGCAGGAAAGACTATCAACCATTTTGGCTCGCAGGCATTTGGAATCGATGGATGAGTCCTGAAGGCAGTGAGCTTGAAACTTGCTGTATATTAACAACCAATCCAAACACTTTAATGAAGCAACTTCATAACAGAATGCCAGTTATCATACCAAATGGATTAGAAAAAGATTGGATAGCTCCAAATAAAAATGTTGCGGAGTTGAGGAGACTAGAGTCATTGATAAATGGATGGAGTCCAGAGGAGTGGATAGCAACACCAATTCAAGATAAACCAACTTTTCAGTTGAGTCTTTTTTAA
- a CDS encoding DUF481 domain-containing protein, with product MILADFAFTLQRSAKAEQVIYQLLNGDSISGKLLKGESTNDLKVILHKHLGKIEIKSSDILLPKTNPWNGNIEVGLDGSSTTSSNSLGYLLEINAKYKEKAKELNLNTRYDFKKTSKSGKEDITAIKKAFTKVRLDSSLKDRWTSYLSTSYEYNELNKVGVNDISTSAGVAYKLIETSKAILLLSAGPSLDWINGGVNCSKESSCGDIRPGASFGSNFEASISQNIELLIQNTFNAELARDSYKSNKFLTAIRFFPSNKSSLYTSFSYENIFDEIKEPSQEHVYKLNLGTKF from the coding sequence TTGATTTTAGCAGATTTTGCTTTTACCTTACAAAGGTCTGCTAAAGCTGAACAGGTTATCTACCAACTTTTAAATGGAGATTCAATCTCGGGAAAATTGCTAAAGGGTGAGAGTACAAATGATCTAAAAGTGATCCTGCATAAACATCTAGGTAAAATCGAAATAAAATCTTCTGATATTCTACTTCCCAAAACAAACCCATGGAACGGGAACATAGAGGTAGGTCTTGATGGTTCAAGTACAACATCAAGCAATTCATTAGGATATCTTCTAGAAATAAATGCAAAATACAAAGAGAAAGCCAAAGAACTAAACTTAAATACTAGATATGATTTCAAGAAGACTTCAAAGTCAGGGAAGGAAGACATTACGGCAATAAAAAAAGCTTTTACAAAAGTTAGACTTGATAGCTCATTAAAGGATCGATGGACTTCTTATTTATCTACTAGTTATGAATACAATGAATTAAATAAAGTAGGAGTTAATGATATCAGCACCTCTGCAGGTGTTGCGTATAAGTTAATTGAAACTTCTAAAGCAATTCTTCTCTTATCAGCTGGCCCATCTCTCGACTGGATCAATGGTGGGGTAAACTGCTCTAAAGAATCAAGCTGTGGTGATATTCGTCCAGGAGCATCCTTTGGGTCTAATTTCGAAGCATCAATCAGTCAAAATATAGAATTATTAATTCAGAATACATTTAACGCAGAGCTTGCTAGAGATTCTTATAAAAGCAACAAATTCTTAACGGCTATAAGGTTCTTCCCCTCAAACAAATCAAGTCTCTATACATCTTTCAGCTATGAAAACATATTTGATGAAATAAAAGAACCTAGCCAAGAACATGTTTACAAGTTAAATCTTGGGACAAAATTCTAA